Below is a genomic region from Fusobacterium canifelinum.
TAAATCTTTAGAAATATATCCAGCTCCATAAGCATCTATTTTAGAAGGAATTTTAGTTTCAGCATCATAGATACCTTTTTCTCTTTCTATCTTTAACATTCCACTTAAAATATCCCATAATTTTTTAGTATTTTCAGTAGGACCTTCTAAGAATGATTCATCACCTAAATATTCTGTGTAGTTGTGTTTGATGAAGTTACTTACATCAATACTATTTTGCCATTCACCGCTTTTAAAACCTCTCCAAGCTTCCATTTGTTAAAACCACCTTTCACTTATATATAATAAAATTTTTTGTAAATAAATTATTTGAAAGCAAAAATTTATTTTTTTAATATCTCATAAATCAGATATATAAATAAATACTTTACATAAGTTTACTATGATTTAATATAAAATTCAATTAAAATTTTAGCAAATAATGAAATTGATAAAAAAATATACTAAATATGAGTAAAAATAAGGCGAAAATAAAAATATTATAAAAATGATTAGAAACTCTTGAAAAATATTGTAAAATATGATAGCATTACAAAAGAAGATAAAAAAATAATAAAAAAAAATTGGAGGGGAAGATGGAAGAAGATAAAATCTTACATGGAATTCTATTAAAAAAAGCAAAAGAAGCTCAATATACAAATTATGAAATTGAGCAATTAAACTTACAATCTGAAAGCCTTTTCATAAGATATTTTTTAGAAAGAGAGGCTGCTAAAATTGTTGAGAACACAGATATAGAAGAAAATGTATTGAAAAAAATATATGAAGAAAATCAGACTTTATATAAATTTCCTAAAAAAGTAAAGATTGATACTATATTTGTAAAAGATTTAGAGAAAGCAGAAGAAATACTAAAAACTGTAAATCTTAAAAATTTCAATTCACTTAAAGAAAAAAATGATGAAAAAGGACAAGAAGCTAAGGGTGTGACAGATGAGTTTTTATTTATAACAGAAATTCATCCAGCAATAGCAGAAGAAATTTTAAATGAAAATCAAAAAAATGTTATAATAAAAAAAGCTATTCCTGTTCAAGAAGGTTTCCATATCCTTTATTTAAAAGATATAGAAGAAGAAAGACAAGCTATTTTTGATGAAGCTAGACAAACTATATTAGCAGATGTTAAAAGAAATATATTTGGACAAGTGTATAATCAATTAATAGAAGATATAGCAAATGAAACAGTAAGACCAAAAGGTCCTGTAAAGATTGAAAAAAATAAAGAAGATAAAAATACAGAAACAAAATCAAAACAATAAAAAATCAAAGATAATAAAAAAAATATTGTAATTTTTTAAAATTTTATGTATAATTGTCAATATAAGAAATAATTTATTATAATTTAATTTGGGAGGTAACAAAAATGAAAAAATTTTTATTATTAGCAGTATTAGCAGTTTCTGCTTCAGCTTTTGCAGCAACTGATGCAGCAAGTTTAGTAGGTGAATTACAAGCACTAGATGCTGAATACCAAAACTTAGCAAATCAAGAAGAAGCAAGATTTAATGAAGAAAGAGCACAAGCTGACGCTGCTAGACAAGCACTAGCACAAAATGAACAAGTTTACAATGAACTATCTCAAAGAGCTCAAAGACTTCAAGGAGAAGCTAACACAAGATTTTATAAATCTCAATATCAAGAATTAGCTTCTAAATATGAAGATGCTTTAAAGAAATTAGAAGCTGAAATGGAACAACAAAAAGCTATTATTTCTGATTTCGAAAAAATTCAAGCTTTAAGAGCTGGTAACTAATAAATTTTGAAAAAATGCTAGCATGAAATAAAACCTTTTAAATTTGTATTTTTTAATATAAATTTAAAAGGTTTTTTATTTATAAAATTGAAAATATATGTTAAAATATAAAATAGAGTAAATTTTATAAGTTGTTAGAAGGAGTTAGTATTATGTATAAGTTATTTGGTTACGGATTAAAAGGAATTCCCTATATAAATAGATTAAAAAGAAGAGTGTTTTATGCAGTTGTAATTACAGTTGTTGCATTAAATATTTTTATAAGTTTCTCATTAAATTTAAGAAGTTTAACTAATGAGAAAATATTTAATTCTTTTATAGTTGCAGATTTACAAAATAATCTTAATCAAGATAAAAAGAATGAAATAGAGAAATATATATTAGGACTAAATGGAGTTCGCTCAGTTAGATTTATGGATAAATTTGAAAGTTTTAAAAATTTACAAAATGAGCTTAATATTTCAATTCCTGAATCAAGTAACCCTTTAACAGATTCACTGATAATCTCAGTAAAAGACCCAGCACTTCTTGGGCAAATTCAAGAAACTGTTGAAGCAAGAGAAGAGGTAAAAGAAGTATATAAAGATGAGTCATATTTAAAACAATCTAAGGAGCAAGGTTTTATAACTTCAATAGCACAGATTGGAAGTGGTGTTTTCTCATTTTTCATAGCACTTATCACAATAATTATATTCAATTTTGGAGTAGCAATAGAATTTTTAAATAATGCTAATACAGGACTTGATTATGCTGAAAATATTAGAAAGTCTAAAATAAGAAATCTTTTATCTTTCACTATGTCAACTGTGATAGGAACTTTAATATTTTTTAATATATATGTTTTATTTAGAAAATATGTATCACATGCAAAATTTGATTCTTCAATGTTATCTTTGAAGGAGATTATTTTGTGGCATCTTGGTGCAATAGCAATTTTAAATCTATTAGTTTGGTTAATCCCAGCAAATGTTGGAAGAATTGAATATGCTGAAGAAGAAGATGACGATGATGATGAACTAGATGATGAATTTTATGAAGATGAAGAAGAAGACGGAGATTATGATGACTTTGAAGATGACGAAGACTAAGACAATTTTAACATTTTTTCTTTTATCAGCAAGTATTTATCCAGCTTCTAATTCTGTAAAGGATATGAATAAAAGATTAAAAAATATTGATAAAGAAATTGAGAAAAAAAATACTCGTATAAAAGCAATAAATACAGAAACTTCTAAATTAGAAAAGATGATAAAAGAGCTAGAAGAAGAAATTAAAAAGTTGGAACATGAAAGAAAAGAGTTAGAAGATGAAATTACAGTGGTTAAGAAAAATATAGATTATAGTAGAAAAAATCTTGAAATCTCAGAAATAGAACATGGTAGAAAAGAATCTGAATTTGTTGCTAAGATAATTGCTTGGGATAAATACAGTAAAATTCATGGAAAAGAAATAGATGAGAAAGTTTTACTTACTAAAAATTATAGAGAAATGTTGCATGGTGACTTACAAAGAATGGGTCATATAGAAAAAGTTACAGGTAGTATCAAAGAAGTAAAAGAAAAGATAGAAGCTGAAAAAAGAAAATTAGATAGACTTCAAGCAGAACTTAGAGAAAACTTAAGAAAAAGTGATGCTAAAAAAGAAGAACAAAAGAAATTAAAAGAACAATTACAAGTTGAGAAAAAAGGACATCAATCATCTATTGAAAAATTGAAGAAAGAAAAGCAAAGAATTTCAAGAGAGATTGAAAGAATTATAAGAGAAAATGCTAGAAGAGCTGCTGAAAAAGCAGCAAGAGAAAAGGCAGCAAGGGAAGCTGCTAAAAATAAAGGTAAAGGAAAAGGCAAGGGTAGTGGAGGAACAAAAGTTACTACTACCACTGTGGATATGCCAAAAATTAGTAATCCAGAAGCATATAAGAGAATAGGAAAAACAATTAAACCATTGAATGGACAAATTGTTGTTTACTTTGGACAAAAGAAAGCAGGAGTTGTTGAAAGTAATGGTATAGAAATAAAAGGAAAACTAGGAAATCCGGTAGTTGCTTCTAAGGCAGGAACAGTTATCTATGCTGATGCATTCCAAGGCTTAGGTAAAGTTGTTATGATAGACTATGGTGGAGGAATAATAGGAGTTTATGGAAACTTACTTGCTATAAAAGTTAATCTAAACTCAAAAGTAAGTTCAGGACAAACAATAGGAGTATTAGGTTTATCTAGTGATAAAGAGCCTAATTTATACTATGAATTAAGAGCAAATTTAAGACCTATTGACCCAATACCAACATTTTAAATTTTAAGGAATAGAAAATGATAAAACTAAGTATTATTTACAATACAGATAAAGAAGATGCTATAGAAATTTATAAGGAGCTTTTAAAATATTTAAAGTCTAAAAAAGAATTTGAAATTTTAGAAGATAAAAATATATCACAAGCTGAATATATAGTAGTTATAGGTGGAGATGGGACTCTACTTAGAGGCTTCAAAAAGATAAAAGATAAGAAAGTTAAAATAATTGCTATTAACTCAGGAACTTTAGGTTATCTTACAGAAATCAGAAAAGATGGATACAAAAAGATATTTGAAAATATTTTAAAAGGTAAAGTTAATATTGAAGAAAGATATTTTTTTACTGTTAAAATTGGAAAAAAGGAATATAATGCTTTAAATGAAGTTTTTTTAACAAAAGATAATATAAAGAGGAATATAGTATCTTCTGAAATTTATGTAGATGATAAATTTTTAGGTAAATTTAAAGGAGATGGAGTGATTATTGCAACTCCAACAGGTTCTACAGCTTACTCTCTATCTGCAGGTGGGCCTATTGTAACTCCAGAATTAAAGTTATTTTTAATAACACCTATAGCACCA
It encodes:
- a CDS encoding NAD(+)/NADH kinase, yielding MIKLSIIYNTDKEDAIEIYKELLKYLKSKKEFEILEDKNISQAEYIVVIGGDGTLLRGFKKIKDKKVKIIAINSGTLGYLTEIRKDGYKKIFENILKGKVNIEERYFFTVKIGKKEYNALNEVFLTKDNIKRNIVSSEIYVDDKFLGKFKGDGVIIATPTGSTAYSLSAGGPIVTPELKLFLITPIAPHNLNTRPIILSGNVKIVLTLSGPSEFGIVNVDGHTHNKINLEDEVEIFYSKESLKIVLPDNRNYYNVLREKLKWGENLC
- a CDS encoding murein hydrolase activator EnvC family protein → MTLKMTKTKTILTFFLLSASIYPASNSVKDMNKRLKNIDKEIEKKNTRIKAINTETSKLEKMIKELEEEIKKLEHERKELEDEITVVKKNIDYSRKNLEISEIEHGRKESEFVAKIIAWDKYSKIHGKEIDEKVLLTKNYREMLHGDLQRMGHIEKVTGSIKEVKEKIEAEKRKLDRLQAELRENLRKSDAKKEEQKKLKEQLQVEKKGHQSSIEKLKKEKQRISREIERIIRENARRAAEKAAREKAAREAAKNKGKGKGKGSGGTKVTTTTVDMPKISNPEAYKRIGKTIKPLNGQIVVYFGQKKAGVVESNGIEIKGKLGNPVVASKAGTVIYADAFQGLGKVVMIDYGGGIIGVYGNLLAIKVNLNSKVSSGQTIGVLGLSSDKEPNLYYELRANLRPIDPIPTF
- a CDS encoding permease-like cell division protein FtsX, with translation MYKLFGYGLKGIPYINRLKRRVFYAVVITVVALNIFISFSLNLRSLTNEKIFNSFIVADLQNNLNQDKKNEIEKYILGLNGVRSVRFMDKFESFKNLQNELNISIPESSNPLTDSLIISVKDPALLGQIQETVEAREEVKEVYKDESYLKQSKEQGFITSIAQIGSGVFSFFIALITIIIFNFGVAIEFLNNANTGLDYAENIRKSKIRNLLSFTMSTVIGTLIFFNIYVLFRKYVSHAKFDSSMLSLKEIILWHLGAIAILNLLVWLIPANVGRIEYAEEEDDDDDELDDEFYEDEEEDGDYDDFEDDED
- a CDS encoding adhesion protein FadA, yielding MKKFLLLAVLAVSASAFAATDAASLVGELQALDAEYQNLANQEEARFNEERAQADAARQALAQNEQVYNELSQRAQRLQGEANTRFYKSQYQELASKYEDALKKLEAEMEQQKAIISDFEKIQALRAGN
- a CDS encoding peptidyl-prolyl cis-trans isomerase, which produces MEEDKILHGILLKKAKEAQYTNYEIEQLNLQSESLFIRYFLEREAAKIVENTDIEENVLKKIYEENQTLYKFPKKVKIDTIFVKDLEKAEEILKTVNLKNFNSLKEKNDEKGQEAKGVTDEFLFITEIHPAIAEEILNENQKNVIIKKAIPVQEGFHILYLKDIEEERQAIFDEARQTILADVKRNIFGQVYNQLIEDIANETVRPKGPVKIEKNKEDKNTETKSKQ